The genomic window AAGCACCCGTGGAAGAAGTGAAGGAAGAAGCTTCCGCAGAAGAACCGAAGGCGGAAGCTCCGGCTGAAGAAGAATCTGAAGAGAAAAAAGAAGACTAACTCCGGAGACTTATAAAATGGCTATTACCACAGCAATGATTAAAGAACTTCGCGACGCCACCAGCCTCGGCATCGCGGACTGCAAAAAAGCACTGGAAGAAACCGGTGGCGATTTCGACGCAGCGGTTAAAATCCTGCGCGAAAAGGGCGCGGCCGTTGCGGCCAAGCGCGCTTCCAAGGAAGCCAAGGAAGGCATGGTTGCCGCACTCGTGGCCGACGACGCCAAAAGCGCCGGCATGATCGAAGTTAACTGCGAAACCGACTTCGTTACCCGTAACGAAGATTTCCAGGCCTTCGTGGAAGAACTCCGCGGAGAAGCGCTGAACTTCGAAACCGACGCCATGGCCGCCGGAGTTGCAGACAAGGTTGAAGACAAGATGGGCACCATCGGCGAAAAGATCCAGTTCCGCCGCAATGTCAAATTGGCCGTCGACGGCATCGGCTCCGTTGCCTCCTACATCCACATGGGTGGCAAGGTTGGGGTTCTGCTGGAACTCGGCTGCGAAAAGGAAGAAACCATCGCCAACCCGGTGTATCAGGAACTCGCGAAGGATCTGACCCTGCACGTTGCAGCGGCCGCTCCGGAATTCCTGAACCGCGACGAAGTCCCCTCCGAAAAAGTTGAAGAGGAACAGGACATCATGCGCACGCAGATGAAAACCGAAGACGAAGAAAAAGGTAAATCCCGTCCGGAAGAAATGATCGAAAAGATCCTGATCGGAAAAACCAACAAGTTTTTCTCCCAGATCTGCTTCCTGGAACAGGGCTTCGTGAAGGAAGACAAAGTCTCCATCACCGACCTGATCGCTGAAAAAGGCAAGGAACTGGGCGACACCATCACGGTGAAGCAATACGTCCGCTACCAGCTCGGCGCATAATTCAATCGCCTGCGATTGAATGCAAAAAGCCCGTCATTGCGACGGGCTTTTTTTGTGTTCGTGAAACGTGATGATTGATACCTGATTCGTTTTTTTACCACAGAGGGCACTGAGGCCCAGAGGAGCGGGATTGCACTATTTCTCTGTGCCTCCGTGTCCTCTGTGGTGAGACCATTCAAGCTAAGTTCCTATGAGACGTGACTAACCTCGGGGGAACGATCACGCCTCAATCGTCACTCTTCACTTTGCACGTTTTTCTTCACGGTGCGCCAGTCGAGTCCGGTGCGGCGGGCCACTTCCCCATAGTTGCCGTAGGTCTCATAGAGGTCGCGGCAATATTTTTCGACGAGTTCCTTGGCAGAGAGGTTTCCGGCCTCGACGGCGTGGCTTAGCGCCACATCCCCATCCGCTACCGCTGCGGTATCGCCGGTGTAGGTGCCGGTGATCATGATCCGCCGGATGGCCTGCTCGAGCTCGCGGACATTGCCGGGCCAGGCATAGCTCTTGCCGACATCCTCCTTGAGCTTTGCAACGATGGGGAGCTGTAGTTCGTGTCCGCAAATCCGTTCGAGCAGGTGCGTTGCCAGCATATCCAGCTCGCGCGGGGTTTCGCGGATGCGCAGGCGCAATGGCGGCATGGTGATGATATCCGAGCAGAGGCGGTAGTAGAAATCGTCGCGGAAGGCTCCATCGCGCCGCAGGGAATCGATCGGCCGGTTGGTGGCGGCAATGACCCGCCCCTTGAACCGCAGCTGGTCGTGGCTGCCCACGGGCGAGAAGGTGCGCTCCTGCAGAATCTGAAGCAGCTTGATCTGGACGGGAATGCCAACATCGCCAATCTCATCCAGGAAGATGGCACCGTGCGGACTGCACCGCGAAAAGATGCCTTCGTGCTTTTCGATCGCCCCCGTGAACGCGCCCTTGCGATGGCCGAACAACTCCGACTCGATCAACGATTCCGGATACTGCGAAAGGTTGATCGAAACAAATGCGCGGGTAAAACTTTCCTCGAACTTTTGGGCGTTGGGGTTGAAGGGAATGAAGCCGGAGCGCCCGATCGCCGCGGCGGCCGCGCCCTTGCCCGTACCCGTTTCCCCAAGCAGCAGGGTTGAAAAATCCTCCATGCGGTTCCACAGGCATCCTTCGTACCACGAAATGTCGTGCGTAAAGATGTTGTCCCACAGCTGCGCCCGCAACCGCTTCATGCAGGGACTCTCGCCGACCAGCCCCTTGGAGATGAAAAAGTAGGCGCGGCGAACCTGGTAAAAAATCGCGACATAGCGGCAGGCGTCGGCGTGCTCGAATCCATACCGGGTGAGATCCTCGAGGCACTGGTAGGCGAACGGGGCGCGACACGATTCATCGCCGGCCTTAACCTGTTCCACGATCAGGCTGTCGAAGCGCTCCATATAGCGATGGAACACATAGAAGAGGATGCTGACGGCGATCGCACGCACCTCCTCGTTCCCATCGCGATTGATCACAATGCCCCCCGCTTTTTCCAAGGAGCGGATATGCTCGCCCAGCTTCCTGAGCAGGGGTTCGAGCGTGGCTTCCCAGTGCACCGTATCGTCCGCCCCCACAATCTGCCGGTCAATCTCAACCCGCTTGTCACTGAACGGATTGCTGAACGCCGCCTCGGCCACCATCTTAAAAAATCCCGTGCTCATGCACAGGATGAATACATACCATTCACATTATGTCCAGAACGTCTTTTCATGTTTACGGAGCAATATCGCGCAATACGCATAAAACCAACAGCTTGCGCCAACCTATCTTCCGCTGGCACACCCCGTGCAATAGGGGCATCTGATTAAAGTTACTTTCCAATTAAAGGAGCGGAAATGAAGCACACATTCAAATGGTTGAACCTCAGTCAATTTACCGGTGCGTTTAACGATAACGCCTTCAAGATGACCGCCATCATTGTTTTGGCCCAACTGCTCGGACAGGAAAGCCTTCCACAGATCATTGCCATCTGTTCGGCGCTGTTCGTGATTCCCTTCCTGCTGTTTTCCAATGCGGCAGGTGCGCTGGCGGATCGATTCAGCAAGCGCGACATCATCGTAGCCAGCAAATGGATGGAAGTTGGCCTGCTGGCGCTTGCCCTCCCCGCCCTGCTCTCCGGTCTGGCCTGGCCTCTCCATGCCCTGCTTTTCCTGCTCTGCACCCAGAGCGCGCTCTTTGGCCCGGCCAAACGCGGCATTGTTCCGGAGCTGGTTGAAGAAGGCGACCTTTCCCGGGCCAACGGATTCCTCACGGCGGCAACCTATGCCGCCATCATTCTTGGCACCGCCCTGCCCGCGCTGCTGATCGGCTACCTGAACCTTAGCCCGTTCTATGTGCTTGCCGTCTGTGCGGCATTTGCGGGAAGCGGCACGCTGGCCTCCTATCGCATTGCCGATGTGCCCGCCTATGGCAAACGGAATTCCGCTTCCCCCTGGATTATTCCGGACGTAGTGCGCGCCATGAAAAACCTCCGTTCCGACCCATGGGCGCAACAGGCCGTGTTCGGTCTTGTGCTGTTCGGCGCCATTACCGCGCTCTTCCAGCAAACGCTGGTGATCTATGGCCAGGAAGTCCTCGGCCTCAGCATCGAAAGAAGCCCTATCCTCTTTCCGCTTGCGGCCATCGGCATTGGGATCGGCGCCCTGCTCACCGGTCGCTTTTCGAAACATACGATAGAAATCGGGCTCATTCCGGTGGGCGCAATCGGCATCATGGTTGCAGCCATCAACCTTGGCATTTCCACCTCCCCGATCTGGATTGGTTTATGGATCGTTGCCCTCGGCATCTGCTGCGGCATGTTCGTGGTTCCCATCAACGCCTTTCTCCAACAGCGAATCCCGGCCGATCGCCGCGGCGAAGTTTTCGGGGCATCCAGCTTCCTGGGCTTCAGTGCGATGGTGGGCTCGTCGGCCCTGTTTTACCTGCTCACCAAAGTCCTGCACGTCGATGCGCGTGGATGCGTCTTGGTCACGGGGCTGATCGCCGCCGTACCGGCCGTGCTGGCCTGCGTTCGCCTGCCGGGTTTCCTCACCCGCTTCGGCATTATGCGCCTGGTGCATCGGCTCTATAAAATCCAGTTCCAGGGGCTCGACAACCTGCCGCGCGAAGGCGGCGCCCTGCTCATCTGCAACCACACGGCCTATGCCGATGCCCTGCTGCTGCAGGCGGCCACCGGACGCCCGATCCGTTTCGTGATGTCGCGCGACGTATTCAAAACCTGGAAGTGGGCCTATCCCTTCTTCAAGCTGACCGACTGCATTCCGATCCACACCTCCGACGGCCCGCGCGCCCTCGCCAAGTCGCTTCAGGAAGCGCGCAAGGCCATGGAAGACGGCGCCATCGTCGGCATCTTCCCGGAAGGCGCGCTGACCACCAACGGCAATCTAATGCAATTCAATAAGGGCTTCGAAAAGATTGCCAAAAACAGCGGATGCCCGATCATCCCGGCACATATCGGCAACATCTGGGGCAGCATCTTCAGCTTCAAGGGCGGAAAGCCCGGACTCCGCCGCCCCGAACAATTCCCGCGCCCGGTTACCGTGCGCTTCGGCAAGCCGCTTCCCACCCAGACCCCGGCCGATGAAGCCCGTCGGGTCATCGCCGAACTGGGTGCCGAACATGCGACCGAACAAAGCCATCTCCCCTGCAAAACGCTCAGCCATCAATTCATCAAGCAGGCGCGCCGCAATTGGTTCCGCCCGATTGCCTCCGACACGCTCGGCCAAAAAGCTTCATACGGAAAACTGCTGACTTGCGGCATTGCGCTGGCCAACCGGCTCAAGCCTTGCATCAGGAACCAGAAAAACATCGGCATCTTCATGCCCACATCGCTGGGGGGAGTCATCGCCAACCTCGCGGTCACCCTCTCCGGAAAAACCAGCGTCAACATCAATTGGACGGCATCCGCCGAAGCACAGCGTTCGGCCATCGAACAGGCGCGCATTAAATATATGATCACCTCGCGCCGCTTCCTGCAGAAAATGGAACAGCCCGACCTGCCCGTGCGCTGGCTCTATCTCGAAGACCTGCTCAAAAACCTGGGGCGCGTCGAAACGTTCCGCGCCATCCGCGCCGCGCTCTTCGCATCGCCGAAGCATCTGGCCGGCGGACGCGAACCGCAACCGTCCGATGTCGCAACCATCATCTTTTCCTCCGGCACCACCGGCACACCGAAAGGCGTGATGCTGAGCCACTCAAACCTTCTTTCCAATGTGGAATCCACCCAGGCCGTGCAGGCGTTCAGTAAGGACGATGCCATGTGCGCCATCCTTCCGCTGTTCCATGCCTTCGGCTTCCTCGGCCTGCTGTGGTGGCCGCTGCTCAAGGGGATCCGCGTGGCCTACCACCCCAACCCGCTTCAGGCCGATCGCGTCATCCGCCTGATCAAGGAGGAACGGCTGACCACGCTGTTGGCCACCCCCACCTTCCTGCAAGGCTATATGCGCAAGGCGAAGGCCGAAGAGCTGAAAACCCTCCAAACCGTCATCACCGGAGGCGAAAAGCTCCGCCCCGAACTGGCCGACCGGTTCGAGGAAAAATTCGGCACCCGGCCCATGGAAGGCTATGGATGCACCGAACTTTCCCCGGTCGCCCTGCTCAACACGCGGAACGGCCACCGTTCCGGTAGCGCCGGCCAACCCCTCCCCGGCGTGGCCGTGCGGATCGTCCACCCCGACACCCGCGCAACACTCCCCGACGGCGAGGAGGGCCTCATGCTGATCAAAGGACCGAACGTGATGCAGGGCTACCTCAACCAACCCCAAAAGACCGCCGAAGCGCTGTTGGATGGCTGGTACAACACCGGCGACCTTGCCCGCATGGACCCGCAAGGATTTGTCCATATCAGCGGGCGCCGCTCCCGCTTCAGCAAGATCGGCGGAGAAATGGTGCCGCACGGGGCGGTCGAGGAAGCGCTCCAGCAAGCGGCCGAAACCGAAGAACCCTGTGTTGCCGTGGTCGGCATCGAAGACGAGCGCAAGGGCGAACAACTCGCCGTTTGCTGCACCGCCCTAGCCGGCGACCCGGAAAACCTCATCGCCAAACTCCGCAACCTCAATCTGCCCAACCTCTGGATTCCGCGGCCAGCCAACTTTTTCCCTGTGCCCGAGATCCCCCTGCTCGGCACCGGAAAACTCGACCTGTGTGCCCTCAAAACCTTCGTGGAGGCCTAATGAAAAACGCAATCGCCATCCTCTTGATCAGCCTGGCCTGCCTGGCGGTCGCCCTGCGCCCCACGCACACTTGCGCAAGTGTGCGTGAAGGGGAAACCGTCGTCCTGCTCCATGGTCTTGTCCGCTCCAGCCGGGCCATGGCCAAACTGGAGCGGGAGCTGGTGGCCGAAGGCTACACCGTGATCAACCACGACTA from Pontiella desulfatans includes these protein-coding regions:
- the tsf gene encoding translation elongation factor Ts translates to MAITTAMIKELRDATSLGIADCKKALEETGGDFDAAVKILREKGAAVAAKRASKEAKEGMVAALVADDAKSAGMIEVNCETDFVTRNEDFQAFVEELRGEALNFETDAMAAGVADKVEDKMGTIGEKIQFRRNVKLAVDGIGSVASYIHMGGKVGVLLELGCEKEETIANPVYQELAKDLTLHVAAAAPEFLNRDEVPSEKVEEEQDIMRTQMKTEDEEKGKSRPEEMIEKILIGKTNKFFSQICFLEQGFVKEDKVSITDLIAEKGKELGDTITVKQYVRYQLGA
- a CDS encoding sigma-54-dependent transcriptional regulator, producing the protein MSTGFFKMVAEAAFSNPFSDKRVEIDRQIVGADDTVHWEATLEPLLRKLGEHIRSLEKAGGIVINRDGNEEVRAIAVSILFYVFHRYMERFDSLIVEQVKAGDESCRAPFAYQCLEDLTRYGFEHADACRYVAIFYQVRRAYFFISKGLVGESPCMKRLRAQLWDNIFTHDISWYEGCLWNRMEDFSTLLLGETGTGKGAAAAAIGRSGFIPFNPNAQKFEESFTRAFVSINLSQYPESLIESELFGHRKGAFTGAIEKHEGIFSRCSPHGAIFLDEIGDVGIPVQIKLLQILQERTFSPVGSHDQLRFKGRVIAATNRPIDSLRRDGAFRDDFYYRLCSDIITMPPLRLRIRETPRELDMLATHLLERICGHELQLPIVAKLKEDVGKSYAWPGNVRELEQAIRRIMITGTYTGDTAAVADGDVALSHAVEAGNLSAKELVEKYCRDLYETYGNYGEVARRTGLDWRTVKKNVQSEE
- a CDS encoding MFS transporter; translated protein: MKHTFKWLNLSQFTGAFNDNAFKMTAIIVLAQLLGQESLPQIIAICSALFVIPFLLFSNAAGALADRFSKRDIIVASKWMEVGLLALALPALLSGLAWPLHALLFLLCTQSALFGPAKRGIVPELVEEGDLSRANGFLTAATYAAIILGTALPALLIGYLNLSPFYVLAVCAAFAGSGTLASYRIADVPAYGKRNSASPWIIPDVVRAMKNLRSDPWAQQAVFGLVLFGAITALFQQTLVIYGQEVLGLSIERSPILFPLAAIGIGIGALLTGRFSKHTIEIGLIPVGAIGIMVAAINLGISTSPIWIGLWIVALGICCGMFVVPINAFLQQRIPADRRGEVFGASSFLGFSAMVGSSALFYLLTKVLHVDARGCVLVTGLIAAVPAVLACVRLPGFLTRFGIMRLVHRLYKIQFQGLDNLPREGGALLICNHTAYADALLLQAATGRPIRFVMSRDVFKTWKWAYPFFKLTDCIPIHTSDGPRALAKSLQEARKAMEDGAIVGIFPEGALTTNGNLMQFNKGFEKIAKNSGCPIIPAHIGNIWGSIFSFKGGKPGLRRPEQFPRPVTVRFGKPLPTQTPADEARRVIAELGAEHATEQSHLPCKTLSHQFIKQARRNWFRPIASDTLGQKASYGKLLTCGIALANRLKPCIRNQKNIGIFMPTSLGGVIANLAVTLSGKTSVNINWTASAEAQRSAIEQARIKYMITSRRFLQKMEQPDLPVRWLYLEDLLKNLGRVETFRAIRAALFASPKHLAGGREPQPSDVATIIFSSGTTGTPKGVMLSHSNLLSNVESTQAVQAFSKDDAMCAILPLFHAFGFLGLLWWPLLKGIRVAYHPNPLQADRVIRLIKEERLTTLLATPTFLQGYMRKAKAEELKTLQTVITGGEKLRPELADRFEEKFGTRPMEGYGCTELSPVALLNTRNGHRSGSAGQPLPGVAVRIVHPDTRATLPDGEEGLMLIKGPNVMQGYLNQPQKTAEALLDGWYNTGDLARMDPQGFVHISGRRSRFSKIGGEMVPHGAVEEALQQAAETEEPCVAVVGIEDERKGEQLAVCCTALAGDPENLIAKLRNLNLPNLWIPRPANFFPVPEIPLLGTGKLDLCALKTFVEA